A window from Mycolicibacterium tokaiense encodes these proteins:
- a CDS encoding acyl-CoA dehydrogenase family protein, which produces MSRTPWTTPLDDTETGHWDAVAAEVAQTLAADVLDRDRANQDPSAELKLLKESGLATLLIPTRYGGGGGHWSSALRAVRVLARTDASIAQILSYHYCNHASIVFFGEESRWEHWFSASADGRWLWGDSVNPVDPDLTLTAHGDGYRLNGVKRFSTGASTGDVTLVMALETDRVLATVLEHDRPGVEYLGDWDALGQRLSASGSVRFTDVAVSPDDVLGVVGDEPYSTLVTPGVQLGFANLYLGIAEGALARARELTLARKGAWLLSDAEHYSRDPFVQRVFGELLAKTAAAEALADRWNGRFDRVIARGDAVTAADRAEVEIGIAHAKVVTTETALEVAHRVFEVTGSSSARSEVGLDLFWRNIRTHSLHDPVDYKKLEIGAHYLTGDVQPITLYT; this is translated from the coding sequence ATGTCGCGTACGCCCTGGACCACCCCGCTGGACGACACCGAAACCGGACACTGGGATGCCGTGGCCGCCGAGGTGGCCCAGACCCTTGCTGCCGATGTCCTGGACCGGGACCGCGCGAATCAGGACCCGAGCGCAGAGCTCAAGCTACTGAAGGAATCCGGACTGGCCACTCTGCTGATCCCCACTCGCTACGGCGGCGGTGGCGGCCACTGGTCCAGCGCGCTGCGCGCCGTCCGGGTGCTTGCCCGCACCGACGCCTCCATCGCGCAGATCCTCAGCTACCACTACTGCAACCACGCATCCATCGTGTTCTTCGGCGAGGAGTCGCGTTGGGAGCACTGGTTCAGCGCATCCGCCGACGGACGCTGGCTCTGGGGCGACTCGGTGAATCCGGTGGACCCCGACCTGACGCTGACGGCACACGGAGACGGGTACCGCCTCAACGGCGTCAAGCGGTTCTCCACGGGTGCCTCCACCGGCGACGTCACCCTGGTGATGGCGCTCGAAACGGATCGCGTGCTGGCCACGGTGCTCGAGCACGACCGCCCCGGTGTCGAGTACCTCGGTGACTGGGATGCCTTGGGGCAGAGGCTGTCCGCCAGCGGCAGCGTCCGGTTCACCGATGTGGCCGTCAGTCCGGACGACGTCCTGGGTGTCGTGGGCGACGAGCCCTACTCCACCTTGGTGACCCCGGGCGTACAGCTGGGCTTTGCCAACCTCTACCTCGGCATCGCCGAGGGGGCGTTGGCCCGGGCGCGGGAGCTGACTCTGGCCCGCAAGGGTGCGTGGTTGCTCAGCGATGCCGAGCACTATTCCCGGGACCCGTTCGTGCAGCGGGTGTTCGGTGAACTGTTGGCCAAGACCGCCGCGGCCGAGGCCCTCGCCGACCGGTGGAACGGCCGATTCGACCGGGTCATCGCCCGGGGTGACGCAGTGACGGCCGCCGATCGCGCGGAGGTCGAGATCGGGATCGCCCACGCCAAGGTGGTGACCACGGAGACCGCGCTCGAGGTGGCCCACCGCGTGTTCGAGGTCACCGGGTCCAGCTCAGCGCGCTCGGAGGTAGGCCTGGACCTGTTCTGGCGCAACATCCGTACGCACTCCCTGCACGACCCGGTCGACTACAAGAAGCTGGAGATCGGCGCGCACTATCTGACCGGCGACGTCCAGCCCATCACGCTCTACACCTGA
- a CDS encoding acyl-CoA dehydrogenase family protein — protein sequence MSVREKWAAVISAAAAGDVAQRDRARELPFASIDVLKSAGFGALRVPEEFGGAGLRWVDIVPLWIDLAAADANLTQALRGHFTFVEDLLFRHRRGQDQSRWFERFVAGEIVGNAWTEIGTTTIGDLATVLRTNGDHHLLTGRKFYTTGTIFAEWADVTATLDGTHVVAAVRTGQPGVRVLDDWDGFGQRGTGSGTAEFTDARVEFDDVLPFDQRHPYQTALYQVNLVATLAGIAAAVHRDVIAEVQGRTRNYSHANSSRVRDDPQVLGLIGEISATAYAAEAVAVRAAEALDNAAVSSDDHSATERAELEATAAQVAVSRMVLRSTSDLFDALGASATSASRALDRHWRNARTVASHNPRIFKARVLGAHDVNGTPPPYAWAIGTTAAK from the coding sequence GTGAGTGTGCGAGAGAAGTGGGCGGCGGTGATCTCGGCTGCGGCCGCGGGGGACGTGGCGCAGCGGGATCGCGCCCGAGAGTTGCCGTTCGCGTCGATCGATGTGCTCAAGTCGGCGGGCTTCGGGGCGCTGCGGGTTCCCGAGGAGTTCGGTGGTGCCGGACTGCGGTGGGTCGACATCGTCCCGCTCTGGATCGACCTCGCCGCTGCGGATGCGAACCTGACCCAGGCGCTACGTGGACATTTCACGTTCGTCGAGGACCTGCTGTTCCGCCACCGCCGCGGGCAGGATCAGAGCCGATGGTTCGAGCGGTTTGTCGCGGGCGAGATCGTCGGGAACGCGTGGACGGAGATCGGGACCACCACGATCGGTGACCTGGCGACCGTGTTGCGCACCAACGGGGATCACCACCTGCTCACCGGGCGCAAGTTCTACACCACCGGAACGATCTTCGCTGAGTGGGCCGACGTCACCGCCACCCTCGACGGCACCCACGTGGTGGCCGCCGTGCGCACCGGCCAGCCGGGCGTCCGGGTGCTCGACGACTGGGACGGCTTCGGGCAGCGCGGGACCGGCAGCGGCACCGCCGAGTTCACCGACGCGCGGGTGGAGTTCGACGATGTGCTGCCGTTCGACCAACGCCACCCGTATCAGACTGCGCTCTATCAGGTGAACCTGGTGGCGACGCTGGCCGGGATCGCCGCCGCGGTGCACCGCGATGTCATCGCCGAGGTGCAGGGGCGCACCAGAAACTATTCGCACGCCAACAGCAGCCGAGTGCGGGACGACCCGCAGGTTCTCGGACTCATCGGAGAGATATCGGCGACGGCGTACGCCGCCGAAGCTGTGGCGGTGCGGGCTGCCGAGGCGCTGGACAATGCGGCGGTCTCGTCGGATGACCATTCGGCTACTGAACGCGCCGAGCTGGAGGCCACTGCCGCGCAGGTGGCGGTCTCTCGAATGGTGCTGAGGTCCACGTCGGATTTGTTCGACGCGCTGGGCGCCTCCGCGACGTCCGCCTCGCGTGCCTTGGATCGGCACTGGCGCAACGCCCGAACTGTCGCGTCGCACAATCCTCGGATCTTCAAGGCCCGCGTTCTGGGCGCTCACGACGTGAACGGCACCCCGCCCCCGTATGCGTGGGCCATCGGGACGACCGCGGCCAAATAG
- a CDS encoding DUF222 domain-containing protein: protein MFEGCDPGALLTEVECTRLDESAVWAHRMAAIAALLAQRMNEGYDQQALLPDGDPGFGLISGFVRTAAEVGPALGVPPAVAMKVVGYADALEERLPQIYGLLASGRLDWESTKLIVNRTAQVSDTAIRDVDRNLAAKIATWDCWSRTRLQGAVDRAILHVDPEGAKERRVAADTERRVSAKALPNGMGEIRLYAGAPVIAKVDARLDQMAKAVCAQDPRTLVQRRVDAAEAIADGSFVLACACGLEDCPAPKPTTDATAGAAAQYVINVIAPAATVTGDSDEPGFLQGYGVIDADQVRELVDQPGTVCRDVRNPDTDPNAPTETRDGTSMLLRHHWSAAMDRWVRVRGLTCSFPFCNQPAWTADLDHSIPFNHQHPLRGGWTAGFNLDPKCRTHHRIKTFLTGESGWTTTQLTGGTIEWTSPTGRTYRSTPDGAELFDDLAAACRPKPWTRPRDPKVQKANRIAAARAGLAAKQAANQQTRWINQGRAHEIQQRVRRNDVRFKRLVLSGRRRTASWCPWINDPWEDESITADWRPPPPPPPRDDSDEPPF, encoded by the coding sequence ATGTTCGAAGGATGCGATCCCGGAGCGCTGCTCACCGAGGTGGAGTGCACCCGCCTTGATGAGTCGGCGGTGTGGGCGCATCGGATGGCCGCCATCGCCGCGCTGCTGGCCCAGCGGATGAACGAAGGCTACGACCAACAAGCCCTGCTACCCGACGGTGATCCCGGCTTCGGGTTGATCTCCGGGTTCGTGCGCACCGCCGCCGAAGTCGGGCCCGCGTTGGGGGTGCCGCCGGCGGTGGCCATGAAAGTCGTCGGTTATGCCGATGCGTTGGAGGAGCGGTTGCCGCAGATCTACGGCCTGCTGGCCTCCGGGCGGTTGGACTGGGAGTCCACCAAACTGATCGTCAACCGCACAGCACAGGTGTCCGACACCGCAATCCGGGATGTGGACCGCAATCTGGCGGCGAAGATCGCGACCTGGGACTGCTGGTCGCGGACCCGGCTGCAGGGCGCGGTGGATCGGGCGATCCTGCACGTCGATCCCGAGGGTGCGAAAGAGCGTCGGGTCGCCGCGGACACCGAACGCCGGGTCAGCGCGAAGGCGCTGCCCAACGGGATGGGTGAGATCCGCCTGTATGCCGGCGCTCCGGTGATCGCGAAAGTGGATGCGCGGCTGGATCAGATGGCCAAGGCGGTGTGCGCCCAGGATCCGCGAACGTTGGTGCAGCGGCGGGTGGATGCGGCGGAGGCCATCGCCGACGGCAGCTTTGTGTTGGCGTGTGCGTGCGGGCTGGAGGACTGCCCGGCACCGAAACCCACCACGGACGCGACTGCGGGCGCGGCGGCGCAGTACGTCATCAACGTGATCGCCCCCGCCGCCACCGTCACCGGCGACAGCGACGAACCCGGCTTCCTGCAGGGCTACGGGGTGATCGACGCCGACCAGGTACGCGAACTCGTTGACCAACCGGGCACCGTGTGCCGCGATGTGCGCAACCCCGACACCGACCCGAATGCCCCCACCGAAACCCGCGACGGCACCTCGATGCTACTGCGCCACCACTGGTCCGCAGCCATGGACCGCTGGGTCCGCGTCCGTGGCCTGACATGCTCGTTCCCGTTCTGCAACCAACCCGCCTGGACAGCCGACCTCGACCACAGCATCCCGTTCAACCACCAACATCCGCTGCGCGGTGGCTGGACCGCCGGGTTCAACCTGGACCCCAAATGCCGCACCCATCATCGCATCAAAACCTTCCTCACCGGCGAAAGCGGCTGGACCACCACACAACTCACCGGCGGCACCATCGAATGGACCTCCCCCACCGGCCGGACGTACCGGTCGACTCCGGATGGGGCGGAGTTGTTCGACGACCTCGCCGCAGCGTGCCGCCCCAAACCGTGGACCCGACCCCGGGACCCCAAAGTCCAGAAAGCCAACCGGATCGCGGCCGCTCGGGCCGGGTTGGCCGCCAAACAAGCCGCCAACCAGCAGACCCGGTGGATCAACCAGGGGCGGGCACACGAAATTCAGCAGCGGGTGCGGCGCAACGACGTCCGCTTCAAGCGACTGGTCCTCAGTGGCAGGCGCCGCACCGCCAGCTGGTGCCCCTGGATAAACGATCCGTGGGAAGACGAGTCGATCACCGCCGACTGGCGACCACCACCCCCACCGCCACCGCGCGACGACAGCGACGAACCACCCTTCTGA
- a CDS encoding ABC transporter ATP-binding protein codes for MSAVELRGITKAFGGNTVVDGLDLELPDGSLTVLVGPSGCGKSTTLRIAAGLEAADSGSILIDGRDVTAEAPRDRDVAMVFQNYALYPQLSVAGNIGFPLRNARVPKDEVTQRVRQAADRVGITALLDRKPRQLSGGQQQRVAIARALVRTPSLFLFDEPLSNLDAKLRVELRSEIRRLQQDLGITALYVTHDQEEAMTIADQLVVLDGGRIAQRGTPAELYGSPATTFVAGFIGSPSANLLTGSARGGVFTSGGVVWPITAIGDVTIAVRPEDVLIEPAAAESADGTVELVELLGPRYVVIVTVGEHRLTAVVEAAAWSSTLTPGAPVSVRVRPGRAHVFNTGDGQRVA; via the coding sequence GTGAGCGCCGTCGAGTTGCGAGGCATCACCAAGGCTTTCGGCGGCAACACCGTGGTCGACGGACTGGATCTCGAGCTGCCGGACGGTTCGCTGACGGTCCTGGTGGGTCCGTCGGGCTGCGGCAAGTCCACCACGCTGCGGATCGCTGCGGGCCTGGAAGCGGCGGACAGTGGCAGCATTCTGATCGACGGGCGTGATGTCACTGCCGAGGCGCCGCGGGACCGGGACGTGGCGATGGTGTTCCAGAACTACGCGCTGTACCCGCAGCTGTCCGTGGCGGGCAACATCGGCTTTCCCCTGCGCAACGCCCGGGTGCCGAAAGACGAGGTCACTCAACGGGTTCGCCAGGCCGCCGATCGCGTGGGTATCACCGCGCTGCTCGACCGCAAGCCGCGCCAGCTTTCCGGTGGTCAGCAGCAGCGCGTGGCCATCGCCCGAGCCCTGGTGCGTACACCGTCGCTGTTCCTGTTCGACGAGCCGCTGAGCAATCTGGACGCGAAGCTGCGGGTGGAACTGCGCTCCGAGATCCGGCGGTTGCAGCAAGACCTGGGTATCACCGCCCTGTATGTGACCCATGATCAGGAGGAGGCGATGACCATCGCCGACCAACTGGTGGTCCTCGACGGGGGACGGATCGCCCAGCGCGGCACACCTGCTGAGCTCTACGGCAGCCCGGCCACCACCTTCGTCGCCGGCTTCATCGGGTCACCGAGCGCCAACCTGCTCACCGGCAGCGCGCGCGGCGGTGTGTTTACCTCAGGCGGTGTCGTGTGGCCGATTACCGCCATCGGTGATGTCACGATCGCCGTGCGTCCCGAAGATGTGCTGATCGAGCCTGCCGCGGCCGAATCTGCCGATGGAACCGTGGAACTGGTCGAACTCCTGGGCCCCCGCTACGTCGTCATCGTCACGGTGGGGGAGCATCGGCTCACCGCGGTGGTGGAGGCCGCGGCGTGGAGCTCTACGCTGACTCCGGGAGCTCCCGTATCGGTGCGGGTGCGTCCCGGTCGTGCCCACGTCTTCAATACCGGCGACGGGCAGCGCGTCGCCTGA
- a CDS encoding carbohydrate ABC transporter permease: MSRRPVVWAVLLVATAVALVPIGYLVSLAVRPPADVLNSSLLPSAWTLNNFTSVFDTIELGTMLQNSWISAIGAALLAVVIATPAAYFTARRFRGEQLLTVLLASYCAPPIVAIIPLFFLLRDVGLTNNVFGLIVVNGVANVPVAAWLLDGFVRRIPVEIDEAAVIDGLSVAGAFRKAVLPLLWPGIVAALLVVFFLSYNDFLFAVYLAVTKESQTLTVGLSLFQGDRNVQFGQQAAAGLLGILPVYVLALAAQRFLVGGLSVGATK, encoded by the coding sequence GTGAGCCGGCGTCCGGTGGTGTGGGCGGTGCTCCTGGTCGCCACGGCGGTGGCGCTGGTGCCGATCGGTTACCTCGTGTCGCTGGCGGTGCGCCCGCCCGCTGATGTGCTGAACTCCAGCCTGCTGCCGTCGGCGTGGACGCTGAACAACTTCACATCCGTGTTCGACACCATCGAGTTGGGCACCATGCTGCAGAACTCGTGGATCTCGGCCATCGGTGCGGCCCTGCTCGCGGTGGTGATCGCCACGCCGGCAGCATATTTCACTGCCCGGCGGTTCCGCGGCGAGCAACTGCTGACGGTGTTGTTGGCCAGTTACTGTGCCCCGCCTATCGTGGCGATCATCCCGCTGTTCTTCCTGCTGCGTGATGTGGGTCTGACCAACAACGTGTTCGGTTTGATCGTCGTCAACGGCGTCGCCAACGTACCGGTGGCGGCCTGGCTGCTGGACGGGTTCGTGCGGCGGATTCCGGTGGAGATCGACGAGGCCGCGGTGATCGACGGCCTGTCTGTGGCGGGTGCTTTCCGTAAGGCCGTGCTTCCGCTGCTGTGGCCGGGCATCGTCGCGGCGTTGTTGGTGGTGTTCTTCCTCAGTTACAACGATTTCCTGTTCGCGGTGTACCTGGCGGTGACGAAGGAGAGTCAGACGTTGACGGTGGGCTTGTCGCTGTTCCAGGGCGACCGCAATGTGCAGTTCGGGCAGCAGGCGGCGGCCGGGCTGCTGGGAATTCTGCCGGTCTACGTGCTGGCTTTGGCGGCTCAGCGGTTCCTGGTCGGAGGTCTGTCGGTGGGGGCGACCAAGTGA
- a CDS encoding carbohydrate ABC transporter permease, with amino-acid sequence MMRRVPLWLALPAIAGLVLFLGYPTVYLLGLAFTDSSLAHPLRAFSGIDNVRTAFAAPAFTPSLGKSTVFAVLAAVLTTGIGTVIAVLLRARGARFGVVGALLLLPLVTAPVLIGVAWKLLLAPVGGGLANVFAAVGLAGANPLGSGVGAFLVLLVIHIWQWVPFAVLVVFAALGVVRPELVESARIDGAGAWRTFTTVTWPAIAPTVWAVAVLELVIGYKVFDLIVVITSGGPGFATTLSPFVIYQTGLRGSFDMGAAAVQTLVFATVVGAVATVVTAMRARAVQGEQQ; translated from the coding sequence ATGATGCGACGCGTCCCGCTGTGGCTGGCGCTGCCGGCCATTGCCGGACTGGTGCTGTTCCTCGGCTATCCCACGGTGTATCTGCTCGGCCTGGCGTTCACGGATTCCTCACTGGCCCACCCCCTGCGTGCGTTCAGCGGGATCGACAACGTCCGGACTGCTTTCGCAGCGCCGGCTTTCACGCCGTCGCTGGGGAAGTCGACCGTCTTTGCGGTGCTGGCGGCGGTGTTGACCACCGGTATCGGAACCGTGATCGCCGTGTTGCTGCGAGCCAGGGGTGCCCGATTCGGTGTGGTGGGGGCGTTGCTGCTGCTGCCCCTGGTCACGGCGCCAGTGCTCATCGGTGTGGCGTGGAAACTGCTGCTGGCGCCGGTGGGCGGTGGGCTGGCGAATGTGTTCGCGGCGGTGGGCCTGGCCGGGGCGAATCCGCTGGGCTCCGGCGTCGGCGCTTTCCTGGTGCTGCTGGTGATCCACATCTGGCAGTGGGTGCCGTTCGCGGTGCTGGTGGTGTTCGCCGCACTCGGGGTGGTGCGCCCCGAACTGGTGGAATCGGCGCGCATCGACGGTGCAGGCGCCTGGCGCACGTTCACCACGGTGACCTGGCCGGCGATCGCCCCCACCGTCTGGGCGGTGGCGGTGCTGGAACTCGTCATCGGCTACAAGGTCTTCGATCTGATCGTCGTGATCACCTCGGGCGGACCCGGTTTCGCGACCACCCTGTCACCGTTCGTCATCTATCAGACGGGTCTGCGCGGCAGCTTTGACATGGGTGCCGCGGCTGTTCAGACGCTGGTGTTCGCGACGGTGGTCGGCGCCGTGGCGACCGTCGTGACGGCCATGCGGGCCCGCGCCGTGCAGGGGGAACAGCAGTGA
- a CDS encoding ABC transporter substrate-binding protein, which translates to MTQQVLSRRRALQLLALAGGAAALAPTLAACGSSGGGNALAENTALTGKFDGVTLRLLVNQPHVTSFRDVLAPAWNAATGGTLEVTAAPYDQLTSKQILDVQSGTGEFDVFDYFYFGLGDLVDAGALVDLTQWIDANADGIGVAGYLPSIYDPYTLLDDKRYGLPYDGDVHILFYNAELLDRYGVEPPTTWDEYDDVAAKITTDARGAAYGAIVSGQQVPMILGCSYINRLTGYGGNLLDADGKPDLTSDASRAALQHLVDVAPVALPTPLQVGFDQANQSFLSGQGALLDTWTDMALRAEDPTASKIAGRWGAVSLPVGGTNTTPRTALDAGFGLGISTASQQQDAAAAFLNWATAGPQNLAVSSTAGAGIDPVRGEVLDSDGYAKVVTAAVEPIRAGLNGDPLVWPKQAGAPKLLQDLVDQLALAIAGTQTVDQSLENAQSSWESAAS; encoded by the coding sequence GTGACCCAACAGGTTCTTTCCCGGCGGCGCGCTCTGCAGTTGCTCGCCCTGGCCGGCGGTGCTGCCGCCTTGGCACCCACGCTGGCCGCGTGCGGATCATCCGGCGGCGGCAATGCCCTCGCCGAAAACACGGCGCTGACAGGCAAATTCGACGGGGTGACACTACGACTTCTGGTCAACCAACCGCACGTGACCTCGTTCCGCGACGTCCTGGCGCCGGCATGGAACGCGGCGACGGGCGGCACCCTGGAAGTCACCGCGGCGCCATATGACCAGCTGACCAGCAAGCAGATCCTCGACGTGCAGAGCGGCACTGGGGAATTCGACGTCTTCGATTACTTCTATTTCGGCCTGGGGGACCTGGTGGACGCCGGCGCGCTGGTCGATCTGACCCAGTGGATCGACGCCAACGCCGACGGCATCGGGGTCGCGGGTTACCTGCCGTCGATCTATGACCCGTACACCCTGCTCGACGACAAACGCTACGGATTGCCCTACGACGGCGACGTCCACATCCTCTTCTACAACGCCGAACTGCTGGACCGTTACGGCGTCGAGCCGCCCACCACCTGGGACGAGTACGACGACGTGGCAGCCAAGATCACCACGGACGCCCGGGGGGCCGCGTACGGGGCCATCGTGTCCGGCCAGCAGGTGCCCATGATCCTCGGCTGCTCGTACATCAACCGGCTCACCGGCTACGGCGGCAACCTGCTCGATGCCGACGGCAAGCCCGATCTGACGTCGGACGCCTCCCGCGCCGCTCTACAGCATCTGGTGGACGTCGCCCCCGTGGCACTGCCCACCCCACTGCAGGTCGGGTTCGATCAGGCGAATCAGTCGTTCCTGTCCGGCCAGGGTGCCTTGCTGGACACCTGGACCGACATGGCACTGCGCGCCGAGGACCCGACGGCCTCGAAGATCGCCGGCCGATGGGGCGCGGTGTCATTGCCGGTCGGGGGTACCAACACCACGCCGCGGACAGCGCTCGACGCCGGGTTCGGCCTGGGTATTTCGACGGCGTCGCAGCAGCAGGACGCCGCTGCAGCCTTCCTGAACTGGGCTACTGCCGGGCCGCAGAACCTTGCGGTGTCCTCGACCGCCGGCGCCGGCATCGACCCCGTGCGCGGGGAGGTGCTGGATTCCGACGGCTACGCCAAGGTGGTGACGGCTGCGGTGGAGCCGATCCGGGCCGGCCTCAACGGTGACCCGCTGGTGTGGCCCAAGCAGGCCGGTGCGCCGAAGTTGTTGCAAGACCTGGTGGATCAGCTGGCGTTGGCCATCGCGGGGACCCAGACGGTGGATCAGTCGCTGGAGAACGCCCAGAGTAGTTGGGAGAGCGCCGCTTCATGA
- a CDS encoding ferritin-like domain-containing protein yields MTTIAKTTLIAQLRAVLDLTHTEIQVAETRVAQARTDAVRTELEQNAANGRLRAEAVEQAIRDLGGFPDVIGPLLGRAAAAVKALTEQAAPFDEALLGDLALEDQLLDRSRYIKALAVAAKEPDVVALADQLIAAHSATVTWLTTVLAEDALGGPAALRRTPVQAVAGLAVKLANLPVTWSYRAADRAVDSLRNTRPALQNLRERGGRAGEITGKAVAAARDGALLSAEKTVRREGAADAADALHSVRAGAGVVDDSELPITGYDELNQTDAIAAVKELDDPADIRVIVAYEEAHKDRARVVSAAQTRIAAIAQEVVGIS; encoded by the coding sequence ATGACCACAATCGCCAAAACCACTTTGATCGCCCAGCTGCGCGCGGTGCTGGACCTCACGCACACCGAGATCCAGGTCGCCGAAACTCGCGTGGCGCAGGCCCGCACCGACGCCGTCCGGACCGAGCTGGAGCAGAACGCCGCCAACGGGCGGCTGCGGGCAGAGGCCGTGGAGCAGGCCATCCGGGACCTCGGTGGTTTTCCCGACGTCATCGGACCGCTCCTGGGCCGCGCGGCAGCAGCCGTCAAGGCACTGACCGAGCAGGCGGCGCCGTTTGACGAAGCTCTGCTGGGCGACCTGGCGTTGGAAGACCAGCTGCTGGACCGCTCGCGCTACATCAAGGCACTGGCCGTCGCCGCGAAGGAACCCGACGTCGTGGCGCTTGCCGACCAGCTCATCGCGGCGCATTCTGCCACGGTGACCTGGCTGACCACGGTGCTGGCTGAGGATGCCCTCGGCGGTCCGGCGGCACTGCGGCGGACGCCGGTGCAGGCCGTGGCCGGACTGGCCGTCAAGTTGGCCAACCTCCCGGTCACCTGGTCCTACCGCGCCGCCGACCGTGCGGTTGATTCGCTGCGCAACACCCGGCCGGCGCTGCAGAATCTGCGTGAACGCGGCGGTCGCGCCGGTGAAATCACCGGTAAGGCGGTTGCGGCTGCCCGTGACGGTGCACTGTTGAGCGCCGAGAAGACCGTGCGTCGCGAGGGTGCCGCCGACGCCGCCGATGCACTGCACAGCGTCCGCGCCGGAGCCGGTGTGGTCGACGACAGCGAACTGCCCATCACCGGGTACGACGAGCTGAACCAGACCGACGCCATCGCTGCCGTCAAGGAACTCGACGATCCCGCCGACATCCGTGTGATCGTCGCCTACGAGGAGGCCCACAAGGATCGGGCCCGGGTGGTGTCGGCAGCGCAGACCCGTATTGCCGCCATTGCTCAGGAGGTCGTCGGCATCAGCTGA